A part of Entelurus aequoreus isolate RoL-2023_Sb linkage group LG10, RoL_Eaeq_v1.1, whole genome shotgun sequence genomic DNA contains:
- the LOC133659211 gene encoding olfactory receptor 11A1-like gives MDAELNGTFITLGGYVDVDKYGYVYFVILLTVYILILCTNCTIIYLICIHRNLHEPMYIFIAALSLNSVLFSTVLYPKLFIDVLSQKQTISYSACMFQFLIFYLFGASDILLLSAMSYDRYVSICKPLHYPTIMGTRTVIVLLTVAWFLPACQFSVSIVIMANHKLCQLTLEGFFCNNSVYKLHCMTSPILNVWGLVSLVNLCLIPFIFIIFTYVKIFLITYHGCVDVRKKAAETCLPHLMVLFSSYCLGFFDIIMARMESDFPKLVRLVMTLQIVVYNPLFNPIVYGVKMKEIRNCIKRLFCRPENKIT, from the coding sequence ATGGACGCGGAATTGAATGGAACATTTATAACTCTTGGTGGTTATGTAGACGTGGACAAATATGGATACGTGTACTTTGTCATCTTGTTGACAGTATATATTCTCATCCTGTGTACTAATTGCACTATTATATATCTAATCTGCATCCACAGGAACCTTCATGAGCCTATGTACATTTTCATTGCAGCCTTGTCGCTCAACTCGGTTTTGTTCAGCACTGTTCTCTACCCCAAACTTTTCATTGACGTCTTATCTCAAAAACAGACCATTTCTTATTCCGCATGCATGTTTCAATTTTTGATATTTTACTTGTTCGGCGCTTCAGATATCTTACTGCTGTCGGCCATGTCTTATGACAGGTATGTGTCTATCTGCAAACCTCTGCACTATCCAACTATCATGGGGACACGAACGGTCATCGTCCTCTTGACCGTGGCCTGGTTTCTACCTGCCTGCCAGTTTTCTGTGTCAATAGTAATCATGGCAAACCACAAACTGTGTCAACTTACATTAGAAGGGTTTTTTTGCAACAATTCAGTTTACAAGCTTCACTGCATGACATCGCCCATTCTCAACGTGTGGGGGTTAGTCAGTTTGGTCAACCTCTGTCTCATTCCttttattttcatcatttttacGTACGTGAAGATATTCCTAATAACGTATCACGGTTGTGTAGACGTCAGGAAAAAGGCCGCAGAGACGTGTCTACCTCACTTGATGGTTTTATTCAGCTCTTACTGTTTAGGGTTTTTTGACATCATCATGGCTCGAATGGAGTCGGATTTTCCTAAACTTGTACGTTTAGTCATGACTTTACAAATAGTGGTGTATAACCCTCTGTTCAATCCAATCGTATATGGGGTGAAAATGAAAGAAATCCGGAATTGCATCAAAAGATTGTTTTGTCGTCCGGAAAACAAAATAACATGA